The Solea solea chromosome 19, fSolSol10.1, whole genome shotgun sequence genome has a window encoding:
- the LOC131446232 gene encoding aryl hydrocarbon receptor-like, producing MQGNGGVYAVKKRRKPLQKNAKPPPVKTNPSKRHRDRLNVELDHLTSLLPFSEEVRGRLDKLSVLRLSVGYLKVQSYFHATPTANVKSAPAKGKNGETTSLDGVGFSEGEFLLQALNGFVLVVTTTGVIFYASPTILDFLGFHQSDVLHQRVYNLVYVDDRETFKCQLHFALNPGEDGQSGCKSLCSSQSFLPQYLPPENSSFLERSFCCRLRCLKDNTSGFLALNFNGRLKYLKLQGGTGADGNAAPPQLALFAIATPVQSPSVMEIRTKTIIFQTKHRMDFAPLGIDTRGKLVLGYTEVELVTTGSGYQFVHAGDMMYCADNHLRMMKTGDSGFTFFRLLTKTRQWLWVQASARLVFKDGRPDFIIARQKALTNEEGEEHLRQRRQQLPFNVATGEGVLYDFSLDVFSTDGPSGSDAPGTSESTPEKPLDPASLLGSLRRQDHSVYMQPERPSPQLPVFSQTEDTDYEQIQPSLEQTFLDSHALLSVPGEGQALQKRLSTVDLTSDAMIESLEQILGDFGDGGIEGVDVDEIELRDWENTLIRMNKEREDAERELNRTLANDVFTYVEEALQRESSGFVIQRSDVAGCNVSGMINNLSIQGENHGFVDNEPQWQQMMDINSTQTRFGREGNILADVFNSPAQKDASKISHGTISSLTPTQCFNTQQGHTTSLWPPRSSSSSSSSNHNCSSDLISTQSWLPATRNANNIHSSFEMMDQGVPYSLTHTGAQQTSVGPQRSQPQGLSEWQHQQQQQQQQQQQLPPQTFHHCTFSHSNTAVSVNSAAHPHTQTLSGSCMYENRDGRVHPRLGPAFSSGATRSAENPANTAAITLPHLDVTVSGSQHGAVSSSSSRTVSGNNANVGINLPGYSTANGSLQPPFVCWNSEAQTLNGGVDPFAFPVRPPAGSINLSKNMGPL from the exons CAACGCCAACTGCTAATGTAAAGTCGGCTCCTGCAAAAGGCAAAAATGGAGAGACTACGTCTCTGGATGGAGTCGGTTTCTCAGAAGGAGAATTCCTGCTTCAg GCTCTGAATGGTTTTGTGTTGGTTGTGACGACTACTGGCGTCATCTTCTATGCATCCCCGACTATCCTGGACTTCCTGGGCTTCCATCAG TCGGACGTCCTCCATCAGAGAGTGTACAATCTAGTTTACGTGGATGACAGAGAGACGTTCAAATGTCAGCTTCACTTTGCCCTCAACCCCGGTGAAG ATGGGCAGTCTGGATGTAAAAGTTTGTGCAGCTCTCAGAGCTTCCTGCCTCAGTACCTCCCTCCTGAGAACTCCTCATTTCTGGAAAGGAGCTTCTGCTGCCGCCTGCGATGCCTCAAAGACAACACTTCTGGATTCCTG GCTCTAAACTTCAATGGACGCCTCAAGTACCTGAAATTACAGGGAGGCACCGGTGCTGATGGGAATGCGGCTCCTCCTCAGCTTGCTCTGTTTGCCATTGCCACACCTGTGCAGTCTCCGTCTGTCATGGAGATCCGCACCAAGACCATCATCTTCCAGACCAAACACAGAATGGACTTTGCTCCTCTGGGCATAGACACCAG AGGGAAACTTGTTTTAGGTTACACGGAGGTGGAATTGGTCACAACAGGCTCGGGTTATCAGTTCGTTCATGCTGGTGACATGATGTACTGCGCTGACAACCACCTCAGGA tgaTGAAAACTGGAGACAGCGGCTTCACGTTCTTCAGGCTGCTGACTAAAACACGACAGTGGCTCTGGGTTCAAGCCTCTGCCAGGTTAGTCTTCAAGGACGGGAGACCAGACTTCATCATCGCACGCCAGAAAGCGCTCAC AAATGAAGAAGGAGAGGAACACCTGCGTCAGAGGCGACAGCAGCTTCCCTTCAACGTTGCCACCGGCGAAGGTGTTCTGTATGATTTTTCTTTGGATGTTTTTTCCACCGATGGTCCTTCTGGCTCCGACGCACCAGGCACCTCCGAGTCCACACCGGAGAAACCTCTGGACCCCGCCTCACTCTTGGGATCCCTTCGCCGCCAGGACCACTCTGTTTACATGCAGCCAGAGAGGCCCAGTCCCCAGCTCCCAGTCTTCTCCCAGACAGAGGACACTGATTATGAGCAAATCCAACCGTCCTTGGAGCAGACGTTTCTGGACAGCCATGCTCTGCTCAGTGTGCCCGGTGAGGGCCAGGCTCTGCAGAAGAGACTGAGCACAGTGGACCTCACATCTGACGCCATGATTGAGTCTTTGGAGCAgattttgggagattttggggATGGAGGGATAGAGGGCGTTGATGTGGATGAGATAGAGCTGAGGGACTGGGAGAACACCCTCATCAGGatgaataaagagagagaggatgcAGAGAGGGAACTGAATCGCACCCTGGCCAATGATGTGTTCACATACGTGGAGGaggctctgcagagagagagcagtgggtTTGTTATTCAGCGATCAGATGTCGCTGGGTGTAACGTTTCTGGTATGATCAACAATTTATCCATTCAAGGTGAAAATCATGGGTTTGTGGATAATGAGCCACAGTGGCAGCAAATGATGGACATTAATTCTACGCAGACTAGATTTGGAAGAGAAGGAAATATTCTCGCTGATGTTTTTAATTCACCTGCACAGAAAGATGCTTCAAAGATTTCCCATGGCACGATAAGTTCACTAACACCCACTCAGTGTTTTAACACTCAACAGGGACACACCACTTCTTTGTGGCCTccgaggagcagcagcagcagcagcagcagcaatcacAACTGCAGCAGTGACTTGATTTCAACACAGTCGTGGCTTCCTGCCACACGGAACGCCAACAATATTCACAGCAGCTTTGAGATGATGGACCAGGGTGTGCCATATTCTCTAACCCACACTGGTGCACAGCAGACTTCGGTGGGCCCACAGCGTTCACAGCCACAGGGCCTTTCAGAGTGGcaacatcaacagcagcagcagcagcagcagcagcaacagctgcCACCACAAACCTTTCACCATTGCACTTTTTCACATTCCAACACAGCGGTCAGCGTGAACTCAGCagctcacccacacacacagacattatcTGGCAGCTGCATGTATGAAAACAGAGATGGTCGCGTACATCCTCGTCTGGGCCCCGCGTTCTCCAGTGGAGCCACGCGTTCTGCAGAGAACCCAGCGAACACGGCGGCCATCACTCTGCCACATCTGGACGTGACTGTTTCAGGCAGCCAACACGGGGCAGTGTCCAGTTCCAGCTCTCGCACAGTGAGTGGAAACAATGCAAACGTAGGGATAAACCTACCAGGATATTCCACTGCAAATGGGTCGTTGCAGCCACCATTCGTGTGTTGGAACAGTGAAGCTCAG ACCTTGAATGGTGGTGTCGACCCGTTTGCCTTCCCGGTCCGTCCTCCTGCGGGGAGCATCAACCTTTCCAAAAACATGGGACCATTGTGA